AACCGTCGGCCCCCAGCCGATCGCCGCTGGGCGCTTGGGCGTCGGGCAGCCCATCGGTGTAGAGCAATAGACCGGCCTCGGGCGGCAATGCGAATCGCTCGGTGGGATAGGCGATGTCCGCCTCAATCCCCATCACCAGTTCCGGTGTGATCGGCAGTTCGTCGTATGCGCCACCTTCGCAAATCAATGGTGGTGGATGGCCAGCGGTGGCGATGTCGATCACGCCCTGCTCCAGGTCCAGCACGAGCAGCGTCATGGTGACGAACTGGCCGTTGAAGACCTGCACGCAGAGCTGCCGGTTGACCTCCTGCAGGCACTTGCCGGGCTCACCGACGCGCGGCATCGTGGTGCGCACGAGCAACTGCGTGGTCGCCATCAAAAACGCCGCCGCCATGCCGTGACCGGTGACGTCGCCGATCGCGATCACCGTTCGCCCGTCGGGCAGTTCGAACCAATTGTAGAAATCACCGCTGATGTGACTGGCGGGAATATTGAGCCCCGCCACATCAATCGATTTTGGCTTTTCGGTGGTATCGCGGTCCGGCAGCCATGCGAGTTGGATCTCGCGGGCCTGATCCAGTTCGCGCCGCAACATCGCGTGCTGCATTCGTTCGGTGCGCACACGTTCGCGAATCATGACGATGGCAGTGCTCAGCAGCACGGCCGTCAGCCCGACGATCGCGATGCCCGCCCAGATGATCGCCCGGCGGAAGACGCTGACGAGGTCGGTATCTACCGCGTCCATCGACGTCGCGATGTAGACCCACCACGTCTTGCCCGGCAACTTCACCGGTTCCGCACTAACGATCGCGGGCTGCAGGCGCACGCCCTGGAAGTCGATCCTGCGCTCAAACAGCAGCGTCGCCGACTCGCCGCGCGAGATGACCTGCTTTACCGATGCCTGCAGGGTTTCGTCCGGGATGTTCAGCAGGTTCATGCCAACCATGGCGGTGTTGCTGGTGGCCATGGTGGCAAGCGCATCGTCGACGAGCGTCAGGCCCATCGTCGACTGTTTGTTCACCTCCTGCATGAACTGCTGGTCGATGTGTGCCACCGGCACGGCGGCAACGAACACGCGGGCGTCGTCGGCACTGGGCACGCAAACGAGGTTCATGCCTTGGCCGTCAACCTGTTGATACTTGCTGACGGCGGTGGTGGTGATGCCGGTCAGCCAGGCCATCGTCTGCGCGACGATGGCCGCGGTCGGGGTGGCGTCATCGGTGGCGCCGATGTCGGTTGCCTGGCCAGCCGTCTTGTCGAACACGAAGACACGCGACGCGCGACCCTTCAACTGCTGCCACATCAGGTCCGCAAGTGGCGTTGGCGACGGCGCCTGGACTGACATTTCGGGCAGACTCGTGGCCTCGGCTTGGCGCAGCAGGTTGAGGTCGGTCGCGATGCCGTCGTAGAAGCTTTCGATGCCGCGCGCGGTCTGGTTTAGCAGCACCGTCTGCCGGGCCGCGGTGCGGTCGATCAGTTCCTTCCGCGTGCGGTCGTACACCTCGCGGGCCGCGAAGACGACGAACGCGATAAGGACGGCAAACGCCAACAGATGGGCGAGCAAGATCCGGCGGGCATATCGCTTGGCGGCTTCATCCATGGGTTATCCGGCTGGTCGGATGCCCATGCTAACGCCGCGATTGCTAAAGGTGAAATTAATCACTGCGACGGCTGGCTGATCAGCAACACCACCGGGAACGCGGAGAACAGCTCGGCACACGTAATCGAAGGATCGCCGTCGTCGTCGATGCGATGCACCGTATTGGTGAAGACGTCCAGCAGTCGCTTCCCGCGCGCCGCGGCTGGCAGCAGCAAGCGGGTGTTGCGCCAACTGCGTTCCCCCATTGGCGGCGCGCCATCATCTGACAGTCCCACGACCAATCGCGGCACCGCGACGATCGCCGTCATGTCGCCGCTCGTGCGGGCATACGCGAACAGATGTTGTGATCGATCGCCGTTCGCCTGCAGCGGCTGATAACTACCGGACGTAAATACCCCCGGATAATCCCGACGGGCACCCAGGGCGGCGAAGTGGATGAGTTGCTTGGCCCGACCATCCTCTAAGTTGCTCAGCATCTGCCCCACAGCCGCCGCGTGCTTCTCCGGGGTCGCCTCAAGAGCCGCCCGCGTATCGTTCAAGTGTTGCATTCGCCGGGTGTAATCAACGGGCCGGCGGTTGTCCGGGTCGACCAGGCTCAGGTCCCACTCTTCGGTGCCCTGGTACGTATCCGGGACACCCGGACAGGTCAGCTTAATCAGCGATTGCGACAGGCCGTTGATCATGCCGTAACGGTTGACCTTGCGCTGGAAGGCGAGAAAGTCATCGCGGAACGCCGTCGCGATGGATGGGTCGAAGATCTTGGAGATGAACGCCGCGACGGCGGCTTCATAGGCGGTGTTGCTGTCGGTCCAACTGGTGTGCACCTTCGCCTCGCGCATGGCCTTCACCATGAACGCCCGTACGCGATTCTCGAAATCGGCAGCGGCGGCATCGGAACCGGCATCAATTGGCCACGCGCCGACCAACGTCTGATAGATTGCGTATTCCTCGTTCCGATCCGGCACCGTCTGTCCCGCCACCTGCTGGCGATGCGGCGCGTTCAGCTCGCCCCACCGTTGCAAGTGCCGCTGCCACTCATCGGGAATCTCCGATAGTACGTTTAAGCGAGCGCGCACGTCTTCGCTGCGCTTCGTGTCGTGCGTCGACAGCGTCGACATCGCGTACGGCCAATCGCGCTGCCGCTCGGCGAAGTAACGATGCAGGTCGTCCGGCGAGATGCCGAAGTGCGACGGCTCGCCACCCACCTCGTTCAGCGAAAGCAGGCGGTTGTAGATGTAGAACGACGTATCCTCGATGCCCTTGGCGGTCGTGGGCGAGGTTAGCTGTTGGAACTTGCCGATGAACCGCCGCTGCGCCGCGCGATCGTCTTCCGAGAATCGCTTGCCACCCCGCATCAACAGCGTGTCGCGAATGAAGTGGAAGACCGCGGGCCCCGTCTTCGGATTCCGCTCGATGGCGGCGTCGGTCGCGGCTTCGATTCGTTTAACGTCGACGTCGGAGGTGCCGTCATCCGTGATGTACGACCGATAGACCGGGAAGCAGGCAATCATTTCCCGCAGTGCATTCGTGAGACCGGTCAACGTGAAGTCGCTGTAGCGGCGATCGCGTTGGGCGACGTTGTCGAGCAGGATCGCGAGCATGCGCAGCTCGCTGGCGAGCGAGATCGTGAGGATCAGCTTCTTCTTCTCGTACACGAGCTGCTCGAACGACGTGTGCCCGCCGGTCCATTCGTCGTAGAGCTTCGTGAAGGCTTCGGCATTGGTGGCGTCGACGAAGAGGCCGTTGGCCATGTTCAGGAAGTCGTACCCGCTGGTGCCGTGCAGCGCCCACTGCGTCGGCAGCGGCTCATCCATCGCCAGGATCTTCTCGCCCAGCACGTACAGCGGCCAGCGATTCGGGCCGTCACCAGCAGACGGAAGATCGCGTTCCAGCCGTTCGAGCAGTGGTGGCCGAACCGCAGTCCAATCGACGTCCTTCAACTCCGCATCGTCCTGCACGACCTGTTGCGCCACCGCGAGCAGATAGTGCGCCTGCAGCCTACGGAAGTAAGCCGCTGGATCGTATAGGCCGTCGGGGTGATCAACGCGAAGCCCGGCAACTTTGCCCTGCGCCAGCAAATCGAGCGTAAATCCATGCGCCGCCTCGAACACCTCCGGCCGCTCCATCGCCAGGGCGGCCAAGTCGTTCACGTCGAAGAACCGGCGGTAGTTGATCTCGTCGGGTGCGGACTTCCAGTACGCCAGCCGGAAGCACTGGTGTTGCAGTAGAGCGTCTAAACGATCGAAGCTGGCCGCGTCACCGGGCGTGCCGTTAAACGCTGCCACGGCCCGGTCGATGAACTGTCGAGCGGCGTCGTTGGCCGTGGTCAGCTTCGCGAGCCTCTGCTTGATCTGTTCCTTCGCTGCGTGGCGCTCGTCAGTCACCGCCGGGCCATCGCAGCGATCTGGCAGCGCTTCGCAGGCGGTGATGATCTCGCGCAACTGCGCACTTACGGACGCGTCCAGTCCAGCGGCGTCCAATCCGTGCGATAGCACCTTCGGGTACGCGCGCGGCGAGATCGGGAACGTTCGCTCGTAATACTTCACCGCAAACGCCCCGCCGTCGTACGCGAGCTTCAGTTCACCCTTCTCCAGCACGTCGCCGTAATGCGACCCGAGCGTGGGGATCAGCACCCGGCCATGCAAGCTGGCCCGCGGTGAACCTTCCCACGTGATGTCGAAGAATCGGCCGTAGCGCGACGCGGGACCATTCTCCAGCACGTCCTGCCAGAGTTGATTCGCGTTCGTCGCCACGCCCATGTGGTTCGGCACGGTGTCGAGGATGTGCGACATGCCATGCTGCTTCAACGCCGCCAGCAGCGCCTCGTAATCGGCGGGCGTGCCCAACTCGGGGTTAAGCGTGTTGTGGTCGATCACGTCGTACCCGTGCGTGCTGCCGGGCACCGCTTCCAGGTACGGCGAGGCGTACAGATGCGTGATGCCTAGATTAGCCAGATACGGCACGATCGCGGTGGCGTCGTTGAAGGTGAATCCCTTGTGGAACTGCACGCGATACGTGGATTCCGGCAGTCGGCGCAGCGCGGCGCGATCCAGCGTTTTGCGGAGGATGCGGGACAGATCGTCGGTTGAGATGGCCATTACTTGCCCTCGCCGCTCTCGGACTTCCGCTTGGGCGCCTGCGCCGAACCCGCATGCTTGATGCGCGTCGATACCGTGGCCTGATCTTCCGGCAGCGGTCGCAGCACGACCGTACAGCGGCCCAGGATAAACCATCCCTCCTGCTCCGTGTCGGGCGCGGGCGTGCCCGATCCGCCGTACTGCGGATGTTCGCTCGACCACACCAGCGACCATCGCTGGCCAGCGGGTGGCGCCAGCAGCGGCTCGGGTGCAATGTCGAGGGTTAGATCGTTTCCAAGGTTGACGATCAGCAGGCGGTCGTCGTGCCCTTCGCCGAAGAACCGCAGCACGAACGCATCGTGGCCCAGCACGGCACCGTCGATGTCCCCGCGTCGCTGCACACGGCGAAAAGCGGCTTCGGATCGCCGCAACGCCAGCAGGTCTTTATGGAACTGGAACATCTGCTGGTGGAACGGCTTCGGCCGGTCGGCCGGGTCCAGTTTCGACTTCAGGAACGTCTGCTCGTCGGCCGGGTCGAGCAGGTAGGGTTGCATCGCGTCGGTAGCGACGCTGGGGAACTGCGCCAGTTCCTTGGCCCTTCCCGCGGCCACCAGCTTGGCAAGGTCGGGGTTGTGGTCGGCGAAGTAGTGGAACGTGCTGGAGGCGGCAAACTCCTGGCCCTGGAACAACATCGGCGTCTGCGGCATCAGCAGCATCAATGCAGTCATCGCCTTCCATTGCCCGGGCGACGCGATCTGGTGAGCGCGATAACCGCGCCCGCTGTTGGCCACTTGGTCGTGGTTCTGAAGGAAGTGGACGAATGCC
This region of Tepidisphaeraceae bacterium genomic DNA includes:
- a CDS encoding PP2C family protein-serine/threonine phosphatase, with the translated sequence MDEAAKRYARRILLAHLLAFAVLIAFVVFAAREVYDRTRKELIDRTAARQTVLLNQTARGIESFYDGIATDLNLLRQAEATSLPEMSVQAPSPTPLADLMWQQLKGRASRVFVFDKTAGQATDIGATDDATPTAAIVAQTMAWLTGITTTAVSKYQQVDGQGMNLVCVPSADDARVFVAAVPVAHIDQQFMQEVNKQSTMGLTLVDDALATMATSNTAMVGMNLLNIPDETLQASVKQVISRGESATLLFERRIDFQGVRLQPAIVSAEPVKLPGKTWWVYIATSMDAVDTDLVSVFRRAIIWAGIAIVGLTAVLLSTAIVMIRERVRTERMQHAMLRRELDQAREIQLAWLPDRDTTEKPKSIDVAGLNIPASHISGDFYNWFELPDGRTVIAIGDVTGHGMAAAFLMATTQLLVRTTMPRVGEPGKCLQEVNRQLCVQVFNGQFVTMTLLVLDLEQGVIDIATAGHPPPLICEGGAYDELPITPELVMGIEADIAYPTERFALPPEAGLLLYTDGLPDAQAPSGDRLGADGLRKALFGHYGSSQGLLDATIRLVNEFRGPMALHDDLTLVAIQLSRARTRVARAVEA
- the treY gene encoding malto-oligosyltrehalose synthase, translating into MAISTDDLSRILRKTLDRAALRRLPESTYRVQFHKGFTFNDATAIVPYLANLGITHLYASPYLEAVPGSTHGYDVIDHNTLNPELGTPADYEALLAALKQHGMSHILDTVPNHMGVATNANQLWQDVLENGPASRYGRFFDITWEGSPRASLHGRVLIPTLGSHYGDVLEKGELKLAYDGGAFAVKYYERTFPISPRAYPKVLSHGLDAAGLDASVSAQLREIITACEALPDRCDGPAVTDERHAAKEQIKQRLAKLTTANDAARQFIDRAVAAFNGTPGDAASFDRLDALLQHQCFRLAYWKSAPDEINYRRFFDVNDLAALAMERPEVFEAAHGFTLDLLAQGKVAGLRVDHPDGLYDPAAYFRRLQAHYLLAVAQQVVQDDAELKDVDWTAVRPPLLERLERDLPSAGDGPNRWPLYVLGEKILAMDEPLPTQWALHGTSGYDFLNMANGLFVDATNAEAFTKLYDEWTGGHTSFEQLVYEKKKLILTISLASELRMLAILLDNVAQRDRRYSDFTLTGLTNALREMIACFPVYRSYITDDGTSDVDVKRIEAATDAAIERNPKTGPAVFHFIRDTLLMRGGKRFSEDDRAAQRRFIGKFQQLTSPTTAKGIEDTSFYIYNRLLSLNEVGGEPSHFGISPDDLHRYFAERQRDWPYAMSTLSTHDTKRSEDVRARLNVLSEIPDEWQRHLQRWGELNAPHRQQVAGQTVPDRNEEYAIYQTLVGAWPIDAGSDAAAADFENRVRAFMVKAMREAKVHTSWTDSNTAYEAAVAAFISKIFDPSIATAFRDDFLAFQRKVNRYGMINGLSQSLIKLTCPGVPDTYQGTEEWDLSLVDPDNRRPVDYTRRMQHLNDTRAALEATPEKHAAAVGQMLSNLEDGRAKQLIHFAALGARRDYPGVFTSGSYQPLQANGDRSQHLFAYARTSGDMTAIVAVPRLVVGLSDDGAPPMGERSWRNTRLLLPAAARGKRLLDVFTNTVHRIDDDGDPSITCAELFSAFPVVLLISQPSQ